In Sediminitomix flava, the genomic stretch TTTACTAATATTCGACATATATGCACTAGCCCACGATCCAGCAATGGACGTGGGCTTTTTCTTTTTTGATAGGCAGATTATTAGATTAACTTTGTACTAGACTAATATTAAGATTGTTATGAGACATTTTTTGTTATTACTTTTTGTACTATTCTCTTTTCAAAGCCTTGCACAAAACCAACTTTCAGGGGTAGGTATTTACTATGATCATTTGGGGAATGAAATCAGCGATTTTTTCCAACAAGGACGTGGACAAACATCTGCCGTTACTATAGAGCTTGGTGGAGATAGGCTAATTCCAAGTTTAGCATACCGTGCAGACGGTTCTGTAGATACTCTTTTTATCAAAAGTGATATTTATAAAGGCTTGAGAGGTTTCAAGTTTAGCCCAAAAAATCTAGACAGAAACACCTTAGTTCAAGAAGCTCAAAAATATAATAGCGGTATTCTCAAAGACAAAAAACTAAAGGCAAAAGAGTACACAAAAATAAAAGGACTTCCATTGAATGAAAGTGATTCTATAGTCGTACTTGCTAACTATTTCGTACAAAGTCCTAAAGGAAATCAAACATATAGCTCTTCTGAATTCTTTTATGTTACATATCAAAATGAAGATTATAATGTTCTGCAAAGATTAAATTCAACACTTTTTTACCTTCAGCCAAAATCTAACCCAACTCGTATTCAGCATATAAGTGGACGAGGAGAGAAACTCTTAAACAGTTTATTTTTCTTATTTAAAGACCGTCATCGTGCATTAAAAGAAGAACTAAATAAAGATAAAAAGAAATTAACTAGCTCCGACTTCCCATCAATTCTTAAAAGATTAAGCGTGATCGATGATTATGTAAATAAGAAAAAGACCTATTATAATCTCTTTTGGGAAGAGACATTAGATAAAAGTAAAATACTTTATTCATCAGAAATAACAACTCTTACGGATAGCCTTACAGAGTTGACTTTCCGTGATTTAGATGATAACACACTTAGTATTCAGGAATTTAAAGGTAACGGAGATCTAACACTTGAAGGGGGAAGTTCTTTTTTCTATGAAAATGGTACTATTAAAGATTTTTATAAATATAAGAATGGTGAAGTCTTCAAGTACCTTAAGTTTAGACCAAATGGAGACAAGCACAAGTTGTTTATTAAAAAACCTTCTTCGGCGAGTTCCACTACTCCGCCTCTCCTTTTAAGTAAATATTGGAAGTCTACTGGAGAAGAAATTAACATTTTAGTACAAGGAGAAAACCTTATCACTGAATATGATTCTATTAGAGGTCAAGAGATTAATTATATATATAAAAATAGAATTTTAGAGGAAGTTTTCTTTACAGAAAATGGAAAGCACACTCACCTATATCACCATAAATTATCATTAAAAGTCGAGGCTAACTTAAAAAACTACTTTACTAAAGCTAAAACTACTTACAATGTTTCTGAAAACCATGTTGTATATTTTTTACGACTTAAACTAGGTTCAGACTTCAAGACAATTTCTTATGACTTCTTATCACCAAAGAATGATGATAAAGAAACCGCAATAAAGGATTCTTATGCGCAATTTGAATCTAGTCCTTACAAAAAATGGAAAGGGAAAAAGAAGTTAAATTATGAGTTTATTTTACCTATTGCATTTAAATCAGGAATACCAAATTCGATAGTTCCAAGATATTTACTCAGAGATAACTCTTGGATGCATCATATGATGTGGGACAATCAAAACATGATGATGCAACAAATGATGCATCAGCAGACAATGCAATACATTCAGCAAGTAGCGCCTACTTTCTAATTCTCAATACAATTGTCATTAAAGCCTATACTTTTATGGAAGAGTATAGGCTTTTCTTCTTGTATGAATTCACAGCAAATTACAGATTTATTCTTAGGTATATCTCTTATTTTAAGATGCTGAATACCTTAGATCTGATTTGCCTATATGAGACTCATTTTATTCATTCTTTTTAGTTCTGTGCTGTTCGCTTGTGCTGATAAATCAAAGCAAAAAGATAAACCTTTAGATAATATTGTTCCACCTTCAACACTAGCTGTTCCCGAAGAAATGGATGTGACTATTAATCCATTGAAACAAGCTTACTTTGGAGAACTACATATGCATACATCTTTTTCTTTAGATGCATACATTGGGGGTACACGACTCACTCCCGACGATGCTTACAGAGCTGCAAAAGGTGAAGAAATGATCATATTGAACAAACCTTTCAAGCTCAAACGCCCACTTGATTTTTGTGCTGTAACCGATCATGCTGAATATATTGGAGAAATGCTAACGGTGATGTCTCCCAATGCAGCAGGCTACAATGACATTGAACCCACTCAGGTTCGAACAGCTAAAACAAAAGAAGAAAAAAGTGAGCTGTTCAAGAAATTAGTTGTAGATAACAACCGATCTGCAAGACCCAAACACTTATCTTATTATACGGGAAATGCATCTATAAAATCAGCTTGGCAAATGATTATAGATGCCGCTGAGAAAAATTATATTCCAGGTAAATTCACCACGTTTATAGCCTATGAATGGAGTGCAGCACCCAACTCGGCAAACCTTCATCGAAATATCATTTTCAGAGATAATGTCGTTCCAGATTTCCCTAAAAGTTATATCGATATAAATCGAGAAGAAGAACTTTGGGAATGGCTTTCCAAAATCACTACGGAAGGCTCTACTGTTCTTGCAATTCCCCACAATTCTAATGCTAGTAACGGTGATATGTTCAATAGCAAAGACTCTGATGGTTCCCCACTATCTACAGCATATGCAGCTCGGAGGCAACAGTTTGAAAGAGCTATTGAAATTATGCAGATCAAAGGAAACTCTGAAGTTCACAAAGAGCTATGGCCTACCGATGAATTTGCTGATTTTGAAAATGCGAACTCTATCTATTCCAAAAAGCGTAAGCTGAAAAAAAACAACTTTGTACGCTACGCTCTAACCAAAGGAATGGAATACCAACATAAACTCGGAGTTAATCCATTTAAATATGGCATTGTAGGCGGTACAGATAACCATAACGGCATGCCTTCAAATGTAGAAGAAGATAATTGGGAGCACGGTAGTCATGGAGTGGAAGACTTTGAGGCAAAGCAACGTACAATTGGAGATTTGACGGGCTGGGCAAAAATTTCAGACCTAAATCCTGGAGCATTGACTGCTGTATGGGCTGAATCGAACACTCGAGGGAGTATTTGGGACGCGATTTATCGGAGAGAAACTTATGCTACTTCTGGTCCTCGAATTCGGGTAAGATTTTATGGCGGAAATCATTTTGATAGAAAACCCAAAGATTACGTTGAGCTTGTCAATGACGGAGAACAAAATGGTGTCCCGATGGGCAGTGATTTGATTGTGGATGAAGGTGACCGACCTGAATTTTTAGTTTGGGCACTTAAGGATGATATTGGTCCAAACCTAGACCGTATTCAGATCATTAAGGGCTGGTATGATGGCAAAGAGTTACAGGAAAAAATATTCAACATTGCACTGTCTGATAATCGAGTAGAAAATCCCGATGGAAGTGTAGAACCGCTCGATGCAAAAGTTGATTTTAAAACAGGCTTTTGGAGTCAGGACAAAGGAGCTGTAAAATTGATGACACATTGGGAAGACAAAGAATTTAACCCTGCCTATGAAGCTTATTATTATGTCAGAGTGCTTCAACTCCCAACAGCTCGTTGGAATACTTGGGATGAAATTAGAGAGGGAGTTAAATACCCAACCGAAGTACCGAGAGTAGTAGTGGAACGTGCTTGGACTTCTCCTATTTGGTACACTCCTCCTCAAAAAAAGAAGTAATAAAAAAGTCTATAATACTTCACTAATGTTAGTACTATAGACTTTTCATTTCTACTAGATTACAGCCTCATTTATGAGTAGCTTTTTACTTAGAATTTTTAGAAGACTTCTTCTTTGACTTTGTCTCTGATGAATTTACAAACCAATCTTGAACATCTAAAAGAGCTTCCAATTCTTCCTCTATTGCATCATCAAGTTTTGGCATAAAATCAATGCCTGTCATATCTTCTACTTTCTGAATTGGAACGGCATAAGATGAAAGAGGCTTATCACATTTTCCATTTGGCATCAAAAAGGCAATCGCATCATTTGACTCCAAATCAACACCGATTTTGTAATACCATTTTGGAACAGAAACCTTACTAGCGCCAATAGTTGGTAAACCATCTTCTAGAACAGGACCAGTATAGATCATTATCTCTCCTCTACTTCTTGCCCAATCACGGAAAATTGACTCCAATTCTTTCCAAGCTCTACGATTCAAATCTGGATGCTGAGGACTCATATTCGATAAGAAAAAGCTCTCACTCATTGCCTTTTTGTTGAAAGACATATCTGCTGCAGGAGCTAAATGTCCTCGATCGTAGCCCGAACCTTTATAATCGGCTAATTGTGCAGACTCAGATGTAATGCTTGGGTCTGGTCTGAAATTATCAGAACGCTTACTATTTTTTACCAATTCTTCCTCAACTAATTCATAAGCCACCCATTCAGCCTGTTCGTGTTTTTCGCTATAAGAAAGTGTATAGTAAGAGTGCTTAATGACCTGCCCTTCTGACTTTGGTAATAAGGCATCAACATCGTGTTGAAAATCTTTACCTCCAACTGATGCTTTTTTGACTGGAGTTATTTCTTTTTCTTTTGCTGGAGCCTTTTGTTGTAAAGGCGTTAATTCTGAGTCCGACAATTGATCAATATCAATCGTCTGTGTCTTGTCTTGTTTTTGTACACAAGCAAATAAAGTAAGTAAGGAATAACAGAATACTATAGATATATACTTTCTCATGATGCGAAAAAATTGGTAAAAAATAGTTTCCACCAAAGCTATTGAGTTTCATGAAAAAAAGAAACACTCCGAATTTAGAATTCAGAGTGTTTTTATGAAGTTTTATTTTTTACTAGGCTACTTTTACGCTTCTCTTTTCGAGCTTCTTGAGTTTTCTTGGATGAACAATTCCTTTTTCCGCATAGTATTTCAGCTCTTCAAGAATTTCATCTAAGCCTTTCGAAAGTCCACCTTTCAATATTGGGTACAAGAAATAGCCTACTGTTTTAATTTCAATATTTGCCTCAAAAACAATTTCTGTTTCTTCTTCTGAAACCTTATTGAGTTTCGACTTTAAAAGGTTCTGAACTACAGGTGCTGGTAGATTATAAGGAACTACTTGAATATTCAATCGATAGTTTTCCTTATCAAACAGTTTTATGTCTTCCTCTGCATAAGGAGCATTTTCTTTATCTGAAAAAGTACAAACTCGTCCTATCATAGGTGAGCCTAAAGCAAGTTGTCCCTCTTTCTTTTCGACAGCATGCACTACTTGAGACATCCAATCCCCTGCCTTGTCAAACTCTACTGCCCAAACTTGCCAAACCTTTTCAATCGATGCTTTAATCTTAATGCTCTTTGTGATTTTCATAGTTGTTTATTTTTGAGTGATTATTCCAATTCTGTTAATCACAAAGTAAGGGCATCGAGAAAAGAAAAAAGTGAGGATTTAGTTCATAGTTATGGAGATTTGGTTCACGGAAAAAAATAAAAAAAGGGTAAAACTAAATTGTTCTACCCTTCTACTTTATTAGTCTAAAACAACATCAAGACCTTTATCTAAAATCTCTTGCAGATAATGATATTTCAGTCCGTGTGTTTGTTTTATATTTTCAATTTTTTTGATCACTTCTGGGTCTGGCTCACTTAAATCTTTTTGCTTTACTCCAACTACCAAAACATTCTTTGGTGTATGTTCCGTTGAAATAAATTCAAACACCTTTGTTTTATAACCATAAGCCTCCAAAATCAACGCTCTGATTCCATCGGTCAACAGTTCTGCTTGTCTTTCTTTCAAGATACCGAACTGAGTGATTTCACTCAAATCATCTGTTGGACAAAGTTGCTTTCTAACCTGTTTATGGCAACACGGCGCACAAATAATCACCTTTGAATTCGCTTTGATTCCTCTATAAATAGAATCGTCAGTAGCCGTATCACAAGCATGAAGAGCAATCAGTACATCAATTGCTTCTAAAGTTGCCTCTTGAATTGTTCCTTCTTGAAAACTTAAATGTTCAAAACCTGCTTTTTCAGCAATCGAATTACAGTATTCCACCAAGTTTTGACGAAGCTCTACTCCAATTACATTGGCTTCACGATTCACCACATTCGTCAGATAATCATAAAGAGCGAAAGTCAGATAACCTTTACCAGCCCCCATATCTACGACATTGAAACGACCGTCAAACTTCACTGACTTCAAAATTCCATCTATGATCTCTACATATTTATTGATCTGACGGTACTTATC encodes the following:
- a CDS encoding class I SAM-dependent methyltransferase, which translates into the protein MSTDKLEQFIQFLQDSLQQSTFVELKLANKRDKESDLRTLTAKVVKIKKGTCLSFVYRHETKDITKNFLFEEAVTLIHEHLKTDFYQADLKTTSADYFLNINNKNVAKLKTKQATKKEAPKQSHDKQKHRFIKAEGNVYLKELGVVTADDKVKNSRQDKYRQINKYVEIIDGILKSVKFDGRFNVVDMGAGKGYLTFALYDYLTNVVNREANVIGVELRQNLVEYCNSIAEKAGFEHLSFQEGTIQEATLEAIDVLIALHACDTATDDSIYRGIKANSKVIICAPCCHKQVRKQLCPTDDLSEITQFGILKERQAELLTDGIRALILEAYGYKTKVFEFISTEHTPKNVLVVGVKQKDLSEPDPEVIKKIENIKQTHGLKYHYLQEILDKGLDVVLD
- a CDS encoding DUF3604 domain-containing protein; translation: MRLILFILFSSVLFACADKSKQKDKPLDNIVPPSTLAVPEEMDVTINPLKQAYFGELHMHTSFSLDAYIGGTRLTPDDAYRAAKGEEMIILNKPFKLKRPLDFCAVTDHAEYIGEMLTVMSPNAAGYNDIEPTQVRTAKTKEEKSELFKKLVVDNNRSARPKHLSYYTGNASIKSAWQMIIDAAEKNYIPGKFTTFIAYEWSAAPNSANLHRNIIFRDNVVPDFPKSYIDINREEELWEWLSKITTEGSTVLAIPHNSNASNGDMFNSKDSDGSPLSTAYAARRQQFERAIEIMQIKGNSEVHKELWPTDEFADFENANSIYSKKRKLKKNNFVRYALTKGMEYQHKLGVNPFKYGIVGGTDNHNGMPSNVEEDNWEHGSHGVEDFEAKQRTIGDLTGWAKISDLNPGALTAVWAESNTRGSIWDAIYRRETYATSGPRIRVRFYGGNHFDRKPKDYVELVNDGEQNGVPMGSDLIVDEGDRPEFLVWALKDDIGPNLDRIQIIKGWYDGKELQEKIFNIALSDNRVENPDGSVEPLDAKVDFKTGFWSQDKGAVKLMTHWEDKEFNPAYEAYYYVRVLQLPTARWNTWDEIREGVKYPTEVPRVVVERAWTSPIWYTPPQKKK
- a CDS encoding DNA/RNA non-specific endonuclease, with protein sequence MRKYISIVFCYSLLTLFACVQKQDKTQTIDIDQLSDSELTPLQQKAPAKEKEITPVKKASVGGKDFQHDVDALLPKSEGQVIKHSYYTLSYSEKHEQAEWVAYELVEEELVKNSKRSDNFRPDPSITSESAQLADYKGSGYDRGHLAPAADMSFNKKAMSESFFLSNMSPQHPDLNRRAWKELESIFRDWARSRGEIMIYTGPVLEDGLPTIGASKVSVPKWYYKIGVDLESNDAIAFLMPNGKCDKPLSSYAVPIQKVEDMTGIDFMPKLDDAIEEELEALLDVQDWFVNSSETKSKKKSSKNSK
- a CDS encoding SRPBCC family protein — protein: MKITKSIKIKASIEKVWQVWAVEFDKAGDWMSQVVHAVEKKEGQLALGSPMIGRVCTFSDKENAPYAEEDIKLFDKENYRLNIQVVPYNLPAPVVQNLLKSKLNKVSEEETEIVFEANIEIKTVGYFLYPILKGGLSKGLDEILEELKYYAEKGIVHPRKLKKLEKRSVKVA